The proteins below come from a single Columba livia isolate bColLiv1 breed racing homer chromosome 26, bColLiv1.pat.W.v2, whole genome shotgun sequence genomic window:
- the COL9A2 gene encoding collagen alpha-2(IX) chain isoform X1 yields the protein MAGSCPVLRLWLLLHAACLCLAQIRGPPGEPGPRGPPGPPGVPGTDGIDGDKGSAGAPGSPGAKGEPGAPGPDGPPGKPGIDGLTGAKGEPGPIGGPGIKGQPGLPGPPGLPGPSLPGPPGLPGQVGIPGEIGAPGPKGDPGPDGPRGPAGPPGKPGPPGHIQGVEGSADFLCPTSCPPGPKGPQGLQGLKGHRGRPGALGEPGRQGRQGPKGDVGVSGEQGVPGPPGPQGPRGYPGMAGPKGETGPAGYKGMVGTIGAAGRPGREGPKGPPGDPGEKGDLGGRGIRGPQGDIGPKGENGLPGIDGKDGTPGIPGVKGGVGQAGHPGTPGHRGQAGLPGQPGSKGGPGDKGEAGARGQPGVTGAPGQIGEPGPRGEPGPQGVPGLKGDRGDRGLVGPPGEQGKAGPKGEQGPPGIPGPQGLPGVKGDKGSPGKTGPKGSTGDPGVHGLAGLKGEKGESGEPGPKGQQGIQGELGFPGPSGDAGAPGPRGYPGPPGPRGLVGERGVPGMPGQRGPAGRDAGDQHIVDVVLKMLQEQLAEVAVSAKRAALGGVGAMGPPGPPGPPGPPGEQGPHGPMGPRGVPGILGAAGQIGNIGPKGKRGEKGERGEAGRGHPGMPGPPGIPGLPGIPGHALDGKAGERGLPGTPGEAGRPGLPGPAGLPGFCEPAACLGASAYAAARLTEPGAVKGPVY from the exons CGAGGGCCGCCGGGAGAGCCCGGCCCGCGAGGGCCCCCCGGTCCCCCAGGAGTGCCGGGAACGGATGGCATTGAC ggTGACAAAGGCTCTGCTGGAGCCCCCGGCTCCCCG GGTGCCAAGGGGGAGCCTGGAGCCCCGGGTCCAGACGGGCCCCCAGGGAAGCCAGGCATCGAC GGCCTGACGGGAGCAAAAGGGGAGCCAGGACCCATCGGGGGGCCAGGAATTAAA GGCCAGCCCGGACTCCCAGGGCCGCCGGGGCTCCCA GGTCCTTCGCTGCCAGGACCACCC GGGCTTCCAGGACAGGTTGGGATTCCTGGAGAGATTGGAGCACCAGGACCCAAG GGCGACCCTGGACCCGATGGCCCACGGGGTCCTGCAGGCCCTCCAGGGAAACCC gGCCCCCCTGGACACATCCAAGGAGTCGAAGGCAGCGCTGATTTCTTG TGCCCGACCAGCTGCCCGCCAGGTCCCAAGGGCCCCCAGGGACTGCAGGGACTGAAG GGACACAGAGGCCGTCCCGGTGCCCTCGGGGAGCCCGGCAGACAGGGCAGGCAG GGCCCCAAGGGTGACGTTGGTGTCTCTGGAGAACAAGGTGTCCCAGGCCCTCCG GGTCCGCAGGGCCCGAGGGGTTACCCGGGGATGGCGGGACCCAAGGGCGAGACG GGTCCTGCTGGTTACAAGGGGATGGTCGGGACCATTGGAGCGGCCGGGCGGCCG GGCAGGGAAGGCCCCAAGGGACCACCTGGGGACCCTGGTGAGAAGGGAGATCTG GGTGGCCGTGGCATCAGGGGTCCCCAAGGAGACATTGGCCCCAAGGGGGAGAAT GGTCTCCCGGGCATCGATGGCAAAGACGGGACCCCAGGGATCCCCGGTGTGAAG GGTGGCGTGGGGCAGGCCGGCCACCCAGGGACACCAGGACACCGGGGACAAGCT GGCTTGCCAGGCCAGCCGGGGAGCAAAGGTGGCCCAGGAGATAAG GGTGAAGCAGGTGCTCGGGGCCAACCTGGTGTCACTGGTGCCCCAGGGCAGATC GGTGAACCCGGACCTCGCGGTGAGCCAGGACCACAGGGTGTCCCCGGGCTGAAG GGTGACCGGGGCGACCGTGGTCTCGTGGGCCCCCCGGGTGAGCAGGGGAAAGCG GGGCCAAAGGGTGAGCAGGGTCCACCGGGGATCCCAGGACCCCAAGGCTTGCCAGGAGTCAAAGGAGACAAG ggctccccagggaaaACTGGCCCCAAAGGCAGCACT GGAGACCCTGGTGTTCATGGCCTCGCAGGGCTGAAGGGAGAGAAG GGTGAATCAGGCGAGCCAGGGCCGAAGGGACAG CAAGGCATCCAGGGTGAGCTCGGCTTCCCTGGCCCTTCGGGGGATGCGGGTGCACCCGGCCCACGAGGATACCCAGGACCCCCTGGCCCACGAGGACTCGTCGGGGAGCGCGGCGTGCCGGGGATGCCCGGCCAGCGGGGCCCAGCG GGCCGGGATGCTGGGGACCAGCACATCGTCGATGTGGTCCTGAAGATGCTGCAAG AGCAGCTGGCCGAGGTGGCCGTCAGCGCCAAGAGAGCTGCCCTGGGTGGAGTTGGTGCCATGGGACCTCCTGGACCCCCCGGTCCCCCAGGGCCACCCGGTGAGCAGGGTCCACATGGACCCATGGGACCTCGAGGCGTACCCGGCatcctgggtgctgctgggcagaTTGGCAACATAGGACCTAAAG GGAAGCGAGGTGAGAAGGGAGAGCGGGGAGAAGCCGGCCGTGGCCACCCGGGCATGCCAGGTCCCCCGGGGATCCCAG GTCTCCCCGGCATCCCCGGCCATGCGCTGGATGGCAAAGCCGGGGAGCGGGGCTTGCCGGGCACCCCCGGAGAGGCCGGGCGGCCGGGGCTGCCGGGCCCTGCGGGGCTGCCGGGGTTCTGCGAGCCGGCCGCCTGCCTGGGCGCCTCGGCCTACGCCGCCGCGCGCCTCACCGAGCCGGGCGCCGTCAAGGGCCCCGTGTACTGA
- the COL9A2 gene encoding collagen alpha-2(IX) chain isoform X2 — MAGSCPVLRLWLLLHAACLCLAQIRGPPGEPGPRGPPGPPGVPGTDGIDGDKGSAGAPGSPGAKGEPGAPGPDGPPGKPGIDGLTGAKGEPGPIGGPGIKGQPGLPGPPGLPGPSLPGPPGLPGQVGIPGEIGAPGPKGDPGPDGPRGPAGPPGKPGPPGHIQGVEGSADFLCPTSCPPGPKGPQGLQGLKGHRGRPGALGEPGRQGRQGPKGDVGVSGEQGVPGPPGPQGPRGYPGMAGPKGETGPAGYKGMVGTIGAAGRPGREGPKGPPGDPGEKGDLGGRGIRGPQGDIGPKGENGLPGIDGKDGTPGIPGVKGGVGQAGHPGTPGHRGQAGLPGQPGSKGGPGDKGEAGARGQPGVTGAPGQIGEPGPRGEPGPQGVPGLKGDRGDRGLVGPPGEQGKAGPKGEQGPPGIPGPQGLPGVKGDKGSPGKTGPKGSTGDPGVHGLAGLKGEKGESGEPGPKGQQGIQGELGFPGPSGDAGAPGPRGYPGPPGPRGLVGERGVPGMPGQRGPAGRDAGDQHIVDVVLKMLQAGRGGRQRQESCPGWSWCHGTSWTPRSPRATR; from the exons CGAGGGCCGCCGGGAGAGCCCGGCCCGCGAGGGCCCCCCGGTCCCCCAGGAGTGCCGGGAACGGATGGCATTGAC ggTGACAAAGGCTCTGCTGGAGCCCCCGGCTCCCCG GGTGCCAAGGGGGAGCCTGGAGCCCCGGGTCCAGACGGGCCCCCAGGGAAGCCAGGCATCGAC GGCCTGACGGGAGCAAAAGGGGAGCCAGGACCCATCGGGGGGCCAGGAATTAAA GGCCAGCCCGGACTCCCAGGGCCGCCGGGGCTCCCA GGTCCTTCGCTGCCAGGACCACCC GGGCTTCCAGGACAGGTTGGGATTCCTGGAGAGATTGGAGCACCAGGACCCAAG GGCGACCCTGGACCCGATGGCCCACGGGGTCCTGCAGGCCCTCCAGGGAAACCC gGCCCCCCTGGACACATCCAAGGAGTCGAAGGCAGCGCTGATTTCTTG TGCCCGACCAGCTGCCCGCCAGGTCCCAAGGGCCCCCAGGGACTGCAGGGACTGAAG GGACACAGAGGCCGTCCCGGTGCCCTCGGGGAGCCCGGCAGACAGGGCAGGCAG GGCCCCAAGGGTGACGTTGGTGTCTCTGGAGAACAAGGTGTCCCAGGCCCTCCG GGTCCGCAGGGCCCGAGGGGTTACCCGGGGATGGCGGGACCCAAGGGCGAGACG GGTCCTGCTGGTTACAAGGGGATGGTCGGGACCATTGGAGCGGCCGGGCGGCCG GGCAGGGAAGGCCCCAAGGGACCACCTGGGGACCCTGGTGAGAAGGGAGATCTG GGTGGCCGTGGCATCAGGGGTCCCCAAGGAGACATTGGCCCCAAGGGGGAGAAT GGTCTCCCGGGCATCGATGGCAAAGACGGGACCCCAGGGATCCCCGGTGTGAAG GGTGGCGTGGGGCAGGCCGGCCACCCAGGGACACCAGGACACCGGGGACAAGCT GGCTTGCCAGGCCAGCCGGGGAGCAAAGGTGGCCCAGGAGATAAG GGTGAAGCAGGTGCTCGGGGCCAACCTGGTGTCACTGGTGCCCCAGGGCAGATC GGTGAACCCGGACCTCGCGGTGAGCCAGGACCACAGGGTGTCCCCGGGCTGAAG GGTGACCGGGGCGACCGTGGTCTCGTGGGCCCCCCGGGTGAGCAGGGGAAAGCG GGGCCAAAGGGTGAGCAGGGTCCACCGGGGATCCCAGGACCCCAAGGCTTGCCAGGAGTCAAAGGAGACAAG ggctccccagggaaaACTGGCCCCAAAGGCAGCACT GGAGACCCTGGTGTTCATGGCCTCGCAGGGCTGAAGGGAGAGAAG GGTGAATCAGGCGAGCCAGGGCCGAAGGGACAG CAAGGCATCCAGGGTGAGCTCGGCTTCCCTGGCCCTTCGGGGGATGCGGGTGCACCCGGCCCACGAGGATACCCAGGACCCCCTGGCCCACGAGGACTCGTCGGGGAGCGCGGCGTGCCGGGGATGCCCGGCCAGCGGGGCCCAGCG GGCCGGGATGCTGGGGACCAGCACATCGTCGATGTGGTCCTGAAGATGCTGCAAG CTGGCCGAGGTGGCCGTCAGCGCCAAGAGAGCTGCCCTGGGTGGAGTTGGTGCCATGGGACCTCCTGGACCCCCCGGTCCCCCAGGGCCACCCGGTGA